From the Prochlorococcus marinus CUG1416 genome, the window AAAATATTTACTTACTTTCTAAATCTACTTAAATATGGTTAATAGAACAGCAATAATTAAACAACCTGATAATATTTCTTTTTTCAATGATGTTTATAAATTACAAAAAGAATATCAGGAGGCATTGATTTTAGATAACTCTAACCCTGATTTTATTTGGATAGGTGAGCATCAACTCTGTTATACGTTGGGGAGAGGATCTAATTACGATAATTTATTATTTTCTTTGAATGATAATAATTATGATGTTTTTAAGATTGATAGAGGTGGTGAGGTTACTTGTCATATGCCAGGACAATTAGTAACTTACTTGGTGTTAAATTTGAAAAATTTTAATAAAGATTTAAATTGGTATTTAAGAAAAATTGAAGAAATTATTATAAAAATTCTTGGAACTTTTAATATAGATTGTCATTCAAGAGAGGGGCTCACTGGTGTTTGGATAGGAAATAAGAAAATTGCTTCAATTGGAATTGGTTGTAAAAGATGGATTACAATAAATGGATTTTCAATCAATATTGACTGTGAATTAGAAAACTTTAATAAAATTGTTCCTTGCGGGATAGAAAATTGTCTTATGGCAAATATGATTGATTACAACAAAAATTTAAATATTCAAGAAGTCAAAAGAATTGTTAAAAAAATCATTCAGGAAGAATTTAATTTTGATTTTGTATCAAAATAGAAATTAAAATTTCAAAATCAATTTAATATGGGTGATTTAGCCTACTGGCCTTCAGCTAAACCTCTTTCTGAAAAAGATAAATTTGCTAAAAATAGAGATTTTATTAAGAACCTTCATCATATAGATCAAATTTGGGAAAAATTAAAATTTAAATGTGGTGATACTTTAGCTGTTTGCGATTTAAGAGGGAAATATAAAGAAAAATTTTCTTATTCTGAGCTGGCTGATTTAATAACAAAAGTCTCTTTTTCTTTTAAAAATTATGGTTTAGTAAAGGGGGATGTAGTTACTGTAATATCTGAAAATTCTCCAAGATGGCTAGTAGTTGATCAAGGCTTAATGCGTTTAGGAGCAATAAATGCAGTGAGAGGTATTAATTCTCCTTCAGTAGAATTAGACTATATTATTAAGCACTCTAATTCAGTAGGTCTAATAGTTCAATCTAAGGAGATTTGGCTAAAGTTAAACAACAAAGAAGTATTAAAAAAAAGACTGAAATTTATAATCAATTTAGAAGATGAACAATTTGAAAGTTTAATAAGTTGGAATCAATTTTTAAGAGCAGCAAAAAAAGAAAATTCACAAAATAATAATCTTGAAAAAGATAATCCAAAAATTGATGATGTTGCTACTATCCTTTACACTTCTGGGACAACAGGACAACCTAAAGGCGTCCCCTTGACTCATGCAAATTTTTTACATCAAATCATCAATTTAGCCTATATCGCTGATCCAGAATCTGGGACCTCTGTATTAAGCGTGTTGCCTATCTGGCATTCTTATGAGAGGAGTGCTGAATACTTCTTTTTTTCATGTGGTTGTTCTCAATACTATACAATTCCTAAATTTTTGAAAGATGATATTACACAAATAAAACCTGTTGTCATGGCTACTGTACCAAGACTATGGGAGGCAATACATGATGGGTTTTTTCAGGCGTTGAAAAAAATGCCTTCCAAAAAGCAAAAACTTATTAAGTTTTTGATAAGTAATAGTTCAGTTTTTAAAAGAAGTATAAGAAAGATAAGAAATTTAGATATCAATCAAATAGCTTTTAAGTCAAAAATCCCCTTACTGGTTTCTGTTATTGGCCGATATCCTTTACATAAGTTGTCTACTATTTTTTTATGGCCGAATATTCTTAGACAACTATGCGGGGAAAAACTAAAATTTCCCATTAACGGCGGAGGTGCATTGCCAGAACATGTGGATCTTTTTTTTGAATCTTTAG encodes:
- the lipB gene encoding lipoyl(octanoyl) transferase LipB → MVNRTAIIKQPDNISFFNDVYKLQKEYQEALILDNSNPDFIWIGEHQLCYTLGRGSNYDNLLFSLNDNNYDVFKIDRGGEVTCHMPGQLVTYLVLNLKNFNKDLNWYLRKIEEIIIKILGTFNIDCHSREGLTGVWIGNKKIASIGIGCKRWITINGFSINIDCELENFNKIVPCGIENCLMANMIDYNKNLNIQEVKRIVKKIIQEEFNFDFVSK
- a CDS encoding AMP-binding protein, whose product is MGDLAYWPSAKPLSEKDKFAKNRDFIKNLHHIDQIWEKLKFKCGDTLAVCDLRGKYKEKFSYSELADLITKVSFSFKNYGLVKGDVVTVISENSPRWLVVDQGLMRLGAINAVRGINSPSVELDYIIKHSNSVGLIVQSKEIWLKLNNKEVLKKRLKFIINLEDEQFESLISWNQFLRAAKKENSQNNNLEKDNPKIDDVATILYTSGTTGQPKGVPLTHANFLHQIINLAYIADPESGTSVLSVLPIWHSYERSAEYFFFSCGCSQYYTIPKFLKDDITQIKPVVMATVPRLWEAIHDGFFQALKKMPSKKQKLIKFLISNSSVFKRSIRKIRNLDINQIAFKSKIPLLVSVIGRYPLHKLSTIFLWPNILRQLCGEKLKFPINGGGALPEHVDLFFESLGVDVLVGYGLTETSPVLTCRRRELNVRGSSGQPLAFTEIKIVNDDKKKILKFREVGKILVKGPQVMKGYLKNELATKDVLSKDGWFDTGDLGFLIPNGSLFITGRAKDTIVLSSGENIEPNPLETEILSSEFINQIQLVGQDKKCLTALVVPNFELVKNKFLEEDLSKLNLNKNIGTFFKSQINNLLKSRLGARLEEQILDCYFVDAFTLENGLLTQTLKQKRKEIEKKYSLQIENMYENKFSKKI